In Sardina pilchardus chromosome 8, fSarPil1.1, whole genome shotgun sequence, a genomic segment contains:
- the LOC134089210 gene encoding uncharacterized protein LOC134089210, with translation MDAKSPVCSLLSQESTVCVYVCVCVCVCVCVCTSERVSVRVCACMYDCVFLFFRSFMSPQQRVNKQDYLVSYLHRDISVGTRAHAHTHKHTCVPLAHTHTHTLVHLHLATATHFLTLVHQCFVASQTSTYSHTQTHTRAYTGQHTAASGLSSLSCGHTHTHSCSCTQMGTCTHKGTRMQIHVHSQTHLHMPTDSVTPWSLCQPLTCAHSLSHSHSLTLSLSHSLTLSLSLSLSLSLSNSLSHSPHSLTLTFLLTRAHSLTYTHSQTRVRAPSTHTHTHTHTLKQTHTHTHTHTHTHTHSNKQTNKPTKQQTHT, from the exons ATGGATGCCAAATCACCTGTCTGCTCTCTCCTGTCACAGGAGtccactgtctgtgtgtatgtgtgtgtgtgtgtgtgtgtgtgtgtgtgtgtgtgtacgagtgagagagtgagtgtgcgcgtgtgtgcgtgcatgtatgactgtgtgtttttgttctttaGATCGTTCATGAGCCCTCAGCAACGTGTAAATAAACAAGATTATCTGGTCTCCTATCTGCATAGGGACATCTCTGTTGGCACACgtgcacatgctcacacacacaagcacacttgtgtcccactcgctcacacacacacacacacgcttgtccACCTTCACTTGGCCACAGCCACTCACTTCCTCACACTCGTGCACCAGTGCTTTGTTGCATCTCAGACTtctacatactcacacacacagacgcacacacgcgcgtacacgggtcaacacacagcagcatctGGTCTGTCTTCACTCtcctgtgggcacacacacacaca ctcatgctcTTGTACACAAatgggcacatgcacacacaaaggcactcgCATGCAAATACATGTTCACTCCcagacacacttgcacatgcCAACAGACTCGGTCACGCCCTGGTCACTCTGTCAGCCACTGACCTgcgcacactcactctctcactctcactctctcactctctcactctctcactctctcactctctcactctcactctcactctcactctcactctcaaactctctctctcactctcctcactctctcactctcacattcCTACTCACTCGTGctcactcacttacttacaCCCACTCTCAAACAAGAGTCAGagcccccagcacacacacacacacacacacacacacactcaaacaaacacacacacacacacacacacacacacacacacacacacactcaaacaaacaaacaaacaaaccaacaaaacaacaaacacacacataa